TGTAGAAACCATCTGCTGGTGCACAAGGCAGAATTTTTAATTTCACACGCCTACTTCTTGGTCACGAGTTATACTTTCAACTTGTGAATGTGACCACTTGAGACGTTCTCgattttgtttggatagagtgttatttgaaataattattgtattattttttatgatgtgatgtatgtgagataaaaatgtgattgaaaatataaaaaggtgagttgtaaaatatgtttatgatgtaagcgaaatattatttaaaataatgtggtatccaaacaaaaaaattttcgtAGTTGCTTCATTTGTGACTTCCAAAAATCTTCTTCGCAACGGTTTTCTGCTTTGGTTCTTTAAACAGATGGTCTCCGCCAACTTTGACACtctctaattttctttttctccaagCTTTTCATCATTGTCGACGTGCAATGCAAACCTTTTATATCATACCATTGATGAAAAGACTTTTCATCTTCTTCAGCACTTTCTCGTCACTTCTTTTGAGTCGAAGGGCAAATGGCTGCAAACTAGTGCATTTGGAATGGGAAAAAGAATGGACGAGAAAACTGTACCAGACAAATGAAAACACAATAACTAACTAATTAGCTAGACAAAAGATATAACTAACTTCCTCTATGAATTGGTCAATGACTTGGGACTTTGTTTCTGTGCCTATAGGCCATGGTTACTTATAACAAGTCCTGAGCATTGAGGAGGACCAGCAGCATTGATTGAAACCCCAAGGTTCAAAACCAAATTTTTCGGGTACCTGAATTATGAATCTCACTAATTGCATACGAATTATTAAAAGGTGAAACGAATGCGAATTTGTTAAAACACAATTAAAGTTCCTCTTTAAGGTATGCCGCACTTCTGTGTTTGGAAGTGTATCTATTCAATCATCGAATGTTCCTACCGGCGTTATCCAAAATGCCTTATAGTTCGGAGTATTTTCTCGTACGATCACAAGTGCCATCATAGGTTTTCAAAGATTGGATCAGCAAAAGCTTTGGACCGACTCAGCAGTTGATTCGACATCCaaattttacttgaaaaataaagacacaagaaaatatgaaaaaaaaagaaaaatgcctAACAAATCGGTTGACTTGACGTCTTCAATCTTGACCAGGGTTTACGAACGTCTGTCACCCTGCTATATATTGCCCTTATTCGAATATCAATAATAACCTGTATAAATTGGTCAACGACTTTGGAGCTTGTTTTTGTACCTATGCTCATGTTGGAGAAGGCCGCAAAGTATCGCGCAGGTTAAATGATTGTTTCTTGAATCCACCAGAGCTGGTTGAAATCTCAATTTTTGGGTCTTAGAAGAACCAAATTTAATTAGCGCCCGAATATGGAATTGTTCATATATACTAAGTACTTGTTGTTGGTGGTGGATAGAAAACATATAAGTATTGTTGTTGCGTTCAAGATGGAAGACGATATCTAATTTCTTTTGCCCATTCTGTATAGGTTGTGACCAATGAACTCCTTTAATCTACAAAATCATTAagcatgaaaagaaaagaaacctcAAATAAGGATCgaatgaaataacaataatataaattgaaatCTGGCAAACATTCAAATAAGGATTGATTTTGTTGGTATCACAGGGTGGAAGTCATGAATCGAAGAACTCATAATTTACGTCTCCAGTACGAGGTAGGTAGGCTCAAGATATTCCCAAGGAAACTCAGGAAAGCATGGCACTCCTCAATGACCCTTTGATCCACACCGTATCTAATCAATTGAGGAAAGAACAACCAAGCACTAGTGACACCCACAAATGCCACGGTGAGCAGCCCGGACGCAGCCCTATGCAACCGCCACCTGCCGGCCACCGCCTTCTTGACATAGATCTCAAGAGTCACACAAATTCCTTGCACGACAAAGAACAAAGTCACTTCCCACGTGGGACTTTCGCGAGACAAGTAGAAGTAGAGAACTTCATGCATTAAACCGGATACCAAAAATGTGGCCAGAGTGGCTGCCGCCAACCCCGAATTCCTTCCCAATTTTGGAGTAAATATGCTCCTAACTGGATCGTATACGATCTGACGTAGAATGGTGCTAACTATCAGGTTCCATCTACGACCCCAAAAATCTTGGAGCGAGGTGGCTAAGTACGGCTCGTTGAATTGCCGCGCGAGTTCCAGTCCTAGGATGGCTCGAACCGGGACAGCTGTGAGCGCCAGGACAAACTCAATGCCAAGGTACATATGGCAGCAGTAGATGGCCGTGACGAGACACGGGTGCAAATGCGGCCTATAACGGTATAAACTGATCGCTGCTACCAAAACGACGAGCTTAATGGTGAAACGAATAATCTTAAACTGCCGGCGTTTACGCATGATTTCCGGAGTAATTTGGGATGTGGGACGTCGTTTGATGCTGCTGTTTTGAGCATCATTTGATGAGGAGGGACGGAAATGAGTTGGGTCGTCTTTGTATTTGATGGGGAGAAGAGCAGTGGCGATGAAATGTGGGAGGGATAAGGGAGGGTGTGATGACAAGGGGCCTAGATTGAAGGCAAAGAGGAGGAGCTTGAAGTTGGCCAGCCAAACTAGATACAAAACGGTGGGAGCTCCAAGATGGAAGGAAGAGAGGCTGAGGGGGAGGATGATGAAGAGGTAAAAGATGGGCACAAGCGAAACAAGTCTAGTGAGCAGTCCACTTGGGATTCTTGAGACTACATAGTAAGTGTAAAATTGAGACCATACTGCTGCAGTCCATAGCTTGACGAAGTTCTGGATTTCAACGcccatttctttctttcttttttttttcttgatccCTCGAGAAGAAGATGATGGTTGTTCTTTGTGATTTGCCCTACGGCTGCATGTTTCCTAGCTAGTCAGAATAGAAAATGGCGAGGATGCTTTTGGACCATAAATCTTCTGGGTATACAAAACTAAAGAAGAATTTGTGGGAGAAAATAAATGAGGGACCAAAGGGTGGTTGTAAAATATTATAGCGCAAGGGCAGATGTCGCGTGACAGTTGCAAGGGTGGTTTATTAGGCGGCCGGGGTGGTTGCTGCTTAGTAGTAGCATTTACTACTATTTCTAAACACGAAACTTTGATTTGTCCATCCATTCCTAACTCGGAGGGTTGGGAAGATTGATAAAAGCAATTGACTCCTCAAACTGGTCCGTTATTggatcatctccaaattcaaaaCTTTGAGTTGCTACAAGTATTAATTATTGCTTGAGACaatttttctctcttatttGTGACTACTTTCTTGTAATTTCTTCGTATGTTTCTGCAGTCAACTGCGACCAACATCCTTTTCCATACCTCCTTCGGGACAGGACATCAATATTTTAGCTGTGCCTTCCTCCCGCAAGCCAATTTTGATGTTGCCTTTACAGCTTTATAACCTGCTTTCCATTTAATTATGTCCGCAAAGAGCTAAAACATTTATTGGAAAAATAACTGACAAGAGACAAACTTCCATCACTAACAACGCAAGTAAACGATCGATCATTCGAGACCAGAAGCATGACAACCACTACAAATGAAAGTAGTTCTGATCATACCTCTCCGATTGTTTATTCAAGGAAAGAACAGAAACAGCAGCTACGAATTGGCATTTATTCAGATAGTACTAGTAAACAACTTCAGAACAAGAAGCTGTTGCAAAAGTACTTCAGAACAAGAACTACCTGAACCTGAACTAGATCAAAAGCTCAAGGGTAGCTAATGTAAAGGTAATAGCCACCGGGTAGGCACGCCCAACTTTTCCCCAAGTAAACGTAACCAAATATAGGACTCCTTTATGGCCTTTACGTCTAGCCTGTGCCTAATCACCTGAGGAAAGAACAGCCAGGCACCGGTAACCGCCACGAACCCTATTGTAAGCGGCCCCGATACCACCCTGGGCAACTGCCGCCGGCCGTTGAACGCCTTCTTTACAGCAATCTCAGCCACCACACAAACACCATGCAGTGCAAAAAACCAAGTCACCTCCCATGTGGGACTCGCACGTGACTGGT
Above is a genomic segment from Coffea eugenioides isolate CCC68of chromosome 5, Ceug_1.0, whole genome shotgun sequence containing:
- the LOC113770314 gene encoding long-chain-alcohol O-fatty-acyltransferase-like, translated to MGVEIQNFVKLWTAAVWSQFYTYYVVSRIPSGLLTRLVSLVPIFYLFIILPLSLSSFHLGAPTVLYLVWLANFKLLLFAFNLGPLSSHPPLSLPHFIATALLPIKYKDDPTHFRPSSSNDAQNSSIKRRPTSQITPEIMRKRRQFKIIRFTIKLVVLVAAISLYRYRPHLHPCLVTAIYCCHMYLGIEFVLALTAVPVRAILGLELARQFNEPYLATSLQDFWGRRWNLIVSTILRQIVYDPVRSIFTPKLGRNSGLAAATLATFLVSGLMHEVLYFYLSRESPTWEVTLFFVVQGICVTLEIYVKKAVAGRWRLHRAASGLLTVAFVGVTSAWLFFPQLIRYGVDQRVIEECHAFLSFLGNILSLPTSYWRRKL